One Pogoniulus pusillus isolate bPogPus1 chromosome 22, bPogPus1.pri, whole genome shotgun sequence DNA segment encodes these proteins:
- the FGFR4 gene encoding fibroblast growth factor receptor 4 produces the protein MHRAPYWTHPHRMDKKLYAVPAGNTVKFRCPASGSPSPSIRWFKNGREFRGEHRIGGIRLRHQHWSLVMESVVPSDRGNYTCLVENRFGSIHYSYLLDVLERSPHRPILQAGLPANTTALVGSDVEFFCKVYSDAQPHIQWLKHIEVNGSSYGPDGVPYVQVLKTADINSSEVEVLYLRNVSMEDAGEYTCLAGNSIGISYQSAWLTVLPGRSEGTDLGAETPSMQEPKYTDIIIYTSGSLAVAMAIIIVVLCRMQTQSSKQPLEPMAVHKLSKFPLIRQVGFSLDSSSSGKSSTSLMRVTRLSSSCAPMLAGVMELDLPLDAKWEFPRDKLVLGKPLGEGCFGQVVRAEAYGIDRDQPDRAITVAVKMLKDNATDKDLADLISEMEMMKLMDKHKNIINLLGVCTQDGPLYVIVEFAAKGNLREYLRARRPPTPDYTFDVTAMPEEQLSFKDLVSCVYQVARGMEYLESKRCIHRDLAARNVLVTAESVMKIADFGLARDVHDIDYYKKTSNGRLPVKWMAPEALFDRVYTHQSDVWSFGILMWEIFTLGGSPYPGIPVEELFKLLKEGHRMDRPSNCTHELYMLMRECWHAVPSQRPTFKQLVEGLDKILAAVSEEYLDLSMPFEQYSPSCEDTASTCSSNDSVFTHDPLPLTPCLFSYPGVRT, from the exons ATGCACAGAG CTCCTTACTGGACTCATCCGCACCGGATGGACAAGAAATTGTATGCAGTACCCGCGGGAAACACAGTGAAATTTCGCTGCCCAGCctcaggcagccccagccccagcatccGCTGGTTCAAGAATGGGCGTGAATTCCGGGGGGAGCACCGCATTGGGGGCATCCGG CTCCGGCACCAGCACTGGAGCCTGGTGATGGAAAGTGTGGTGCCCTCTGACCGTGGAAACTACACCTGCCTGGTGGAGAACAGGTTTGGCAGCATCCACTACAGCTACCTCCTGGATGTGCTGG AGAGGTCTCCACACAGGCCCATCTTGCAGGCTGGGCTGCCTGCCAACACCACAGCCCTTGTGGGTAGTGACGTGGAGTTCTTCTGCAAGGTCTACAGTGATGCTCAGCCCCATATCCAGTGGCTGAAACACATCGAAGTGAATGGCAGCAGCTATGGTCCTGATGGGGTCCCTTACGTTCAAGTGCTCAAG ACTGCAGACATCAACAGCTCTGAGGTGGAGGTGCTGTACTTACGCAATGTCTCCATGGAGGATGCTGGCGAGTACACCTGTCTGGCTGGGAACTCCATTGGCATCTCCTACCAGTCTGCCTGGCTCACTGTCCTTCCAGGTAGGAGTGAGGGAACTGATCTGGGAGCTGAGACCCCCAGCATGCAGGAGCC CAAGTACACTGACATCATCATCTACACCTCGGGCTCACTGGCTGTGGCCATGGCCATCATCATTGTGGTGCTGTGCCGGATGCAGACTCAGTCAAGCAAACAGCCCCTGGAGCCCATGGCAGTCCACAAGCTCTCCAAATTCCCACTCATCCGACAGGTGGGT TTCTCCCTGGACTCCAGCTCCTCCGGAAAGTCCAGCACATCCCTGATGCGTGTCACCCGTCTCTCCTCCAGCTGCGCTCCAATGCTGGCTGGGGTCATGGAGCTGGACCTGCCCCTCGATGCCAAGTGGGAGTTCCCTCGAGACAA gctggtACTGGGCAAGCCCTTGGGAGAAGGTTGCTTTGGCCAGGTGGTGCGGGCAGAGGCTTATGGCATCGACCGAGACCAGCCAGACAGAGCTATCACTGTGGCTGTCAAAATGTTAAAAG ACAATGCTACTGACAAGGATCTGGCTGACCTCATATCTGAGATGGAGATGATGAAGCTCATGGACAAGCACAAAAACATTATCAACCTCCTGGGAGTCTGCACGCAGGACG GGCCGCTGTACGTGATTGTGGAGTTTGCTGCTAAAGGCAATTTGCGTGAATACCTCCGCGCCCGTCGTCCCCCAACACCTGACTACACTTTTGACGTCACAGCAAtgcctgaggagcagctctCTTTCAAGGACTTGGTCTCCTGTGTCTACCAGGTGGCCCGTGGCATGGAGTACCTGGAGTCAAAACGG tgcATCCACCGTGACCTGGCTGCCCGCAATGTGCTGGTCACAGCAGAGAGTGTGATGAAAATTGCTGATTTTGGCTTGGCCAGGGACGTCCATGACATCGACTACTACAAGAAAACCAGCAAT GGTCGCCTGCCAGTGAAGTGGATGGCACCTGAGGCCCTGTTTGACCGAGTCTACACCCATCAGAGTGATGT GTGGTCCTTTGGGATCCTGATGTGGGAGATCTTCACACTGGGGGGTTCCCCCTACCCTGGCATCCCTGTTGAGGAACTCTTCAAACTGCTCAAGGAGGGCCACCGCATGGACCGACCATCTAACTGCACCCATGAGCT GTACATGCTGATGAGGGAGTGCTGGCATGCTGTACCTTCGCAGCGTCCCACGTTCAAGCAGCTCGTGGAGGGACTGGACAAGATCCTGGCGGCGGTTTCAGAGGAG TACCTGGACCTCTCCATGCCCTTTGAGCAGTACTCACCTTCCTGTGAGGATACCGCCAGCACCTGCTCCTCCAACGACTCCGTCTTCACCCATGACCCACTGCCACTGActccctgcctcttctcctACCCTGGAGTGAGGACTTaa